TCTCTTATAATGCTTCGAAATCCAGTTACCAGCACCAATGTCCTTGGAATGATGACAGCTATCTTAGGGGTATTCTTGTATAACAAGGTAAGTGGTGGATttggcattttgttttatttttcaggaaaccCACATGGAACAATAATTTTCATGCACTGCTCGTATTTAGTAACTTTGAatcatttcttccaaaacaagTTGACAATtagcagaataaaaatggagaatGCATGGCATAAAGCTTCCTTGCAGAGGAAGGTATTGCCTAAGCTCAGTACTTAGCTAAGTATTCAGGTGCTTGGGTCAGGGCAGTTGTTAGCTCTCtagtgaatttttattttgatcttaATATTTTGTTGAGAAATTAATATTGGGAAAGAAATACTCAAGTCTCTTAGGCCAAATCAGTAAATCTCTGTTTTGCTCATCAGAAGAATGAGAATTTTACTGTGAGTCACAAATACTTTAAGATTCTAACAAGCAGATTATGGTGTAACTGTAAAAGTGCATAATTTTTCTAGGTATAGAATATCGTAGGTGATAATTCCAGGAAaacatattctttctttctttcccagacAAAATACGATGCAAATCAAGAGGCAAAGAAGCAGCTCCTTCCAGTTACAACTGGAGACCTTGTGAATTTGGACCGGCATCGAAGCACTCCTGAGAAGTCTCAGAATGGACTTGTGGCATTTGCACAACATGGAGACTATCAGTATGGTCGAGCCAATGTCTTAACAGACCACTTCCAGTATAATCGACAAAACTATCCAACTACCTACAACTTAAATCGTTTTGATATATAGAATCCTGGCAAACAGGTATAGACTGTGATATCAAAGTGTCCCCAACATTATCAGAAACTTTTAGTACATCCGTGAATGTAAAGCCATTTTATCGTGCAGGTTTTGCAGAAGGGAAGATGCATGTGTAGTGAAAGCGGTACAGACCTTTGACTTCTGCTAAGCAGATCTTTAAACATGAAATACTTAGATCTGACACTGGAACTAAATGCAAAGTGTAGCTCTTGTACAGAGATTGTCATGAAATGCAGATACAAAACTTCAGTGTAAAATATCTGCTGTCACTGCTCCTTTTTGGAGTCTGTCAATTGATTATTGTTTTAGCAGCTAAACTGTGGCCAGTACTTTGTTTCCATGCGAATAACTTCACCCTTAATTTGTTctctaatatatattttaaggatatttagacaaaattttcagaaaagtgaaaCTATGTGCACTTCTGGTTATGAGGAGCTGTCAGTTTGAGAAGAAATGACTTATGTACAATTGCAGACAGGTAGACTTGAATTCATCTTGAGCAAATATGAAACCTCATGTGAGTATTAATTACCTCTATGCCTATGCCTTCAGGAGTGTTTCTGAGTGGACAGTAGAAAGATTGATCCcttcaataatattttttcaggcatagagaaccatttttttctaaaatcattGTTGTCCCAGTTGCTGtagataacaaaacaaaacagagcttGTTTTCTGAATAATGTAGTCCTGTAACTTCAGACATTGCTCTTCCCTGGCAATACAGAAAACACCTTGACAAATAAAGTGTTTGGAACAATGTGATACTTTTTTCACTTGCTTCACACCTGTTCTTACAAAAGTCTTGTGTTGGcttaaaaattcaaagttttaaggtgttttcttctcattttttttgcacaaattaTGCTCctttatttcattcatattttatgGAATGCATGGATTTGCATAATCATCATTCTTAATTGTTTCTTAAGTCTGTAATTTTAGTCCCTAATTGTTTTTATAACTTTCTTAATCAGCACTGTTGGAGCTGCTGCGTGCATTTGGCCTGACTTCTACTTTCAGCTGAAGGAGCTTAAATTTTATatccttctctcttcctgcaaCTCCTCTAGCTTCAATAGTAAATTgttaagaaaaagtattttgaatcagcagtaaatatataatttatggGTATTAAGTACTGATTCAGTTAGCATAAATGAAGGTACTTAATTCTAGACAGGTTAACGGTTGGGTGTCAGATACTGCATTTGTGCATGAAAGGAATGAAGACAAGTGAATGTTGGTTTTGCTCATCCAGACTATTATTACTCCTTTAGCAAAGATGACTTTAGGGGCCTTCTTTCCTTAACAGAAAAGTTGTTGTATAGTAAGACTTTGATAGCATATGTATTATGTTTTTACTAGAGAGGTATTAGATACTGGTGACAACATTTATAATGTGGTGCTGTACAAAACACTCCTCTActtatttaatgcttttaaaatgactgtttCCTTGAAGTGAAATGATGATTTGACTCTTTTCTGGTTactaaagaatttatttttaagtgcaaaGTCAACCTGATCTCATTCTTTTGGTTGTCTGTGGAGGTAGTAATGTAGACTGCCTTCCATGATACAGTCCAAAAGAGGAAACGGTCCTTCTAAAACTTTAGAGATGGTTTAAATATGCTACTAATGTTCGTGAGCAGAACTTCTTTGACTTCACTGGAGTTGAATCTGTTCATGCTGGCATGGAACTTGGGCATTTAGGTTAGAAATCTGAATAAATTATTCCCAAACTTGATTAACAGGAAGAAGATTGTGAGGAAGAGCATTTGTTTATATGAAATTGCTTTTGCCATTTCCAGTATTAATttgtatatttcttttaatgtggAAAAGtgcaaaatttgtatttctaagGCTTGCTTCTCAATGTTTAAGTGCTGTTGCATAAATGTAAAAAGGATCTTGCAGACTCTGGATTTGGATTAGATTCTACCTCTGCAAAAGACTGTTGACTTTAGGATGAGACATTtgggctcttttttttttttttcttttttttttaagaggggcGAAGTAAGGTGACCAACTGCTTTTAAAGTGAGCTACCTGTAACCTGTTAGACTCCTGCAAAGGcttgattttgttctttgtgcctcagtttcccatttGGGAAATGAGTGATTCTTCCCTACCTCAAAGGGGGATGAAACACTAATAAACAATAGCAGCGGGGGCCATCGGGATGCGCAGAAGTACTATGACTTAATCTGAACTTTTTTTGGTATGAGTGCCACTAACATCTGGGTATGCATCTTGAACTATTCCTTAGAAGATAAATAAAGCTCCACACACCTTACTCAGAGCAGAGGCTTGATTGAATAAACGTAGATGGcttattttttaagagatgtAGCCTGATCTTTTTGCGACTCCTTTCCAAGCCGGTGCTGCACACTTAAAACTGTGGCAAGTCTTTGactctgctgcttctggcagGAGTACGGCCGCAGGTGAGGGCTTTCTGTTGAAAACATCTTGCCCCAGGTCCAGTTTGGGCTTGTAGCTTCACCGTATCTCCAAAACAAAGCTGTTGTACTTAGTGCAGAGGAAAAGGGAACTGACTCAAAATAGGATATCTTATTTAAGACCCAGAGAGTGAGGTCTGGACTTCTCCAGAGACTGCCTGACAGCATTCATGCTCTTCTAGATCAGGTCTATGGTCAATGGGGATAATTTTGTACAATAGAGTATATAATTAAATCAGTTAAGTGAATCGATTACAAGGAGTGGTTTTGCTGAATACCTGAATCTAAGTCCTTAAGCAATATTGCCCACATTCAGGTTAAGAAAGTTTCTGATATTCttgtaatttatattttgatCTTGGACAGCTACAAGATCGTTTGGCaaagtgaaacatttcttttaacatgGTTTGTAAATTAATGACATATTTAACTATGTACATAGGTCTGTAGAAAGTATGGAAGCACTGGAATAAAAAGGGCATATCTAGACAATCGTGTATAAGGACCCTGTTATTAAAGTGAAGGGGTTGATTTGTTGGGgttttggttgttgttttttttttttacttgcagGACATTTTGGGAGTGCCATACATTAGTAATAATGGCCAtttgagaaaaatcagattattgTTTTGCTGTATGGGTGTGATGCATTATCGGATGTTTTACTTAGACTAGAACTAGCCTGATTTGGATGCCATAACTAGTGTCAGGACACTATTGTTGGTATccttagaaatgttttaattttcactgtgCATTTATAACATACATGTAAATGTATCACAAAACTGGGGAAATTCTTCCCAAAACAGTCCTGGGTAGTTCTAGAAATATCAGTGTGAGAGAAACCAATTTCTCCCTACTACATGtagttttttttgttaataGCTCTTCAAAGTATTTGATGCTCTTTGAAGAtctcttgaaaatgtttcacCTTCAGACTCAATTTTAGTACTCTGTAGTCATTAGaacatcttttccattttgtaaaatcctcctccctttttttttgataccTAAATACCAAATAAAATTGAGGCAATACTTAGGAGTGCGGTGATTTGTAAAACTAGTGTTGGGAATTTTGGGTGAACTCATGCTGATTCCTGAAACTCAAgaccttttctttctaatgtgtATTCtaagctgcatttttctgatgtagcattttaaagcagaaaagaattcTGCCATGTCACTATTTGTGAAAAAGgtgcaatataaataaaaggagttttgtttttctaaggcTTCCATTTCTGAAACATACTGTAAACggttaaaaataattctgagatACTTTTGTGGTGATGGTATGAGCTGGTAAAGCAATCTGTAAATCCTGAGATTGCAGATGTTTTATGTAGATAGTCAAGTGCAAATATGCAGGTGGCAGTCACCTCCtatccttttttgttttgttggtaCTTTATTGGTTGATGTGACTATGGGtggttttacaaaaaaaaaacacaaaaaacagaaaacaacaaccCCGTATCATATGAAATCTGGCACTTGAGCAAACGCACACTCTTGTATtggttttttgttcttatttcaaTTGTGTTCTGTAAAATTCAGTATGTTTCTTAGTCCGATTGCCGGTGAtgcacctctccagcctgtccgtGTTACTCCTGAAACTGGTGTTCCTGTATAGGATGACGGGAAAAAATTGCATTGGTGATTTTTGGATAAACTGTGACTCTTTCTGTCTAAAGTAAGAGTGTTCAGATGGCTTTGGTGGACACCTCAGGTCACTAGGCTTCTGGGCACTTTGTGGATAAGCTATTGCTGCGTGCTGCGGAACATGGAAGCCCAAAGGACAGCAGCATGAGCACCAGCGTGCAAAGCACAGATGTTTTTGCTGGGGTAGAGGGCAACATTACAAATTTGgaaaggtttctttcttttaagagtgAGCTAATCTGGTCATCTAGGGTATGTGTTATTTTCCAGGACTGCAGAGTGACGTAGGATCATGCTGactctgtgtttttttgttttgggggtttcTTTTCCACTTGTATCTGGATACATGCAAAcatccattttctttctgagttttTATATTCTGTAGATAATATAGTGGGGTCTTCATGGTATatcttgttaaaaataaaaagctctacTTTTTTTGTGAGGATGTCTTTGGCTGTCATCTGTGTGACTGGAAATACTGCAAAGTGTAGTTTAATGCTGAAAACTTAAGAGAGGGATCACAGCTCCAGGTAAGCACGGAGGAGAAGCGTTAGGATAGCAGGGTTTGCTTTTGGCCACGGGTGACTCCCCAATGATCGCTTCCTTTTCTAAGGTCAATTTTCCTAGTATGTTAAATAACACCCAAGCGATTTGGGCCCCACGTTGAGCTTTTGGTCTCCAGTTCTCGTGAACTGGTCCTCGAGCGTTTTTCTGGAGCTGTGTGACGCGGCAGAGCTGAGCGGTTCTCTCCTTGCTTTGCACCCCTGACCCAGGCTGCGAAGCTGAGCGCCTTGGGCCGTCGCCTTCAAGGGGACAGGAGCCAGGGGCAGGAGCCAGCGTCGTCGGGAACGCGAGGCGGCTCTGATCCCACTTTGAAAGACGATGAAATGCTCCCGCATCACGGGCTGGAAGCTCGGGGCGCCGCAAGGAAGGCTGAGGTAAGGAGCAGGGGCAATCCGAGCGCTTTTCCCTTTCGGCAACCGAACCGCCGTCAGCGGAGGCGGGAAAGGCGCTGAGGGCAGCGGCGatggcggccgggggggggggggaggggggggcgcgggcccggcggcACGTGCGGCGCGCCTGCGCGCCCGCCTCCGCCCGCCGTCTCCATAGCGACGGAGCCGTAAAGCGCGGCCGCGCCCGGCGTCTCGCGGCACTTCCGGCCGGTGAGGCCTAGCAGCAGGAgcggtggtggcggcggcggtggcggcggcgccccgTTGCCCGCCGCCATGGAAATGCCGCTGCCGCCCGACGGTGAGCGCGGGGCTGGGCCTGgggggccgggggagccggggcgggggggagcggggcggggcgggcggcggcggcggcggctgacGGCGCTGCCTCCCCGCAGACCAGGAGCTGCGGAATGTCATCGACAAGCTGGCGCAGTTCGTGGCGCGGAACGGGCCCGAGTTCGAGAAGATGACGAtggagaagcagaaggagaaCCCCAAGTTCTCCTTCCTCTTCGGCGGCGACTTCTACGGCTACTACAAGTACAAGCTGGcgctggagcagcagcagcgtgaGTGCGGCCCGCGggcgggcagggccgcggcggtccccccccccccccctcccccttccccggCGGGTACCGGAGTCTTTTTCCCCTCCCGGCCTCGTTTGCAACCTCCTCCCGCCTCCAGGCGCTCGGCGGAGCCCCGCCGACGGCTCTTCAccctgctcctcccccccccaattcGTGGAGTTTGGGGAGGAAGGCCGCTGTGCCCTCCCAAGCTGGGTGGCCCACCACAGCGACCCCTCCGAGGAGCAGGCCTCGAGGTGGGATGTACCTCCCTAACACGTGCGAggagctgctgccttccctctTCCCACCACACTGTCCACCCTCAGctccttgtttttcatttgcatgttAAGCACTTAAGCAGAAATTGCTGATCTGTTTTGGAACCAGCAGTGTGTTCACCCGTAGGCTCGTGGTAGTGGGTTTCTCTTTGATGCTCACTTTGAAAGTTTACTTTCTCTGACAGTGTTGTGCAAGCAAAGTCAAGACATTGAGGCTACTGCGCAGATCCAGCCGCTGCCACAGCAGTCTCTCCCACCAGCTGCGCCTATCCCAGCCCCTCAGGGAACTCCTTCGGTGGAGGAGCTTATCCAGCAGAGTCAGTGGAAcctccagcagcaggagcagcatcTTCTTGCTATGAGACAGGTCAGTTTAGCATAAGCTGTCACCTGGTTTGTTGTAGACTACTGGTGGCTGTGCAAAGGGGTAGGAACGCTTTCTTCagactggtggtggtggcactgTATGTTGGCGAGGAGAAAGAGGGGGTTTTgctctgtttatttctgttctgtggatATTGCCGTAATCTCCTTAGAAGAGATGCGTCTGATGCATTTGTAAATTTGATCCTTGATACAGCAATTTATTAGTTGTAATGAAAACTCTTGTTGGCTTGCACAGAGTGGAATAAATGGTGATTGCTCTGATCTTTATTTGATGCTGAAGCTTGCTAGAATTGCAAGACATTCCAGCTTGCAGCACTCTGAGGAGAATTCTAATTGGGGTGGGGTGGCACTGTGTTCTTGAATTGGTTGTCTTACAGACTGCATTCTGCTTTGGGAGGTATCAAATTGAAGAATTTCCAGAGAAAGGGAGTTCGTGTTGATTGTGCTGTGCATTTAGCATCTAGCTGCAGTTATCAGTTGTTTCATGATGGAGAGATTTAGGAGGCAGTGAATAGTGAATAGTTTTTCTGTTGTGAATAGTTTTTCTGTTCAAGAGTGAGAAGAGTCTCTTCTCAAGAATAACCAATCAAAGTGTGTTTATACATGGTTGTGTTACATGCTAAGGGTCTTGGTCTTTGAGAACAGAATAACTGCTTATGGTTAAGAGGACAGGAATACATCAGGTTAGTTCTTTAAAGGAATATTGGATGTGATGTAATTCCCCTTTTTTCAGGAACAAGTTACATCAGCAGTAGCCCTTGCAATTgagcagcaaatgcagaaagtTTTAGAGGAAACCCAGTTAGATATGAATGAATTTGACAACTTGTTGCAGCCGATAATTGACACGTGTACAAAAGATGCAATCTCAGTAAGTAAATATCCTTGCATAACTTACATATCAGTTCTGTTCCTGTCTTTGCAGGAGATATGCTACTATGAATACAACACTAGGAAGGATGTGTAGGGCTTTACTTGTACAAAAGGCCATCTGAGGGGTTTCATTTCAGTTGCaattgctttttcttatgttaGCTGTTGCTGACTCCATACATTGACTACTTTGCTTGTGTTCAGCTGCTTAGAGGATGATGTCAGTCCATAAACTGGAGAAGAGGTTCTTCCCAAGAAACTGTGGGAGTGGAGGGAGTCAGCTTACACTAATGAAAAAGAGATCACTCCCTAACTTCAAATATGTTGGGCTACCAATTTTAATGTCGCGCTGGGATTTAGGATAAAGTAGATTAAAGTAACTACTGATTATAAAGAAATAGGACAGAAATTACCCTCAAAATAGGCAAGAAAAATTAAACCCCAATCATGGAGCAAGTGATTTAAGTGATCTAAAGCTGAACTGTTAATCTACAACTGTTGTAGATTAAGTACAAATTGAATTTTGAGACTATATGATTAAAACCAGCAACGTTATTGTATGGTACATTAGAGGACAGCtgttaaagaaatcttttccttcttgcagttatttcagttttagGAAGTCCATAGGATGCAAGTACATCAGACTAacttaagatattttaaaattcattttttaaggcTGGCAAAAACTGGATGTTTAGTAATGCGAAGTCTCCTGCACACTGTGAGCTGATGGCTGGGCACCTGCGAAATCGTATAACAGCAGAAGGAGCTCACTTTGAGCTTCGATTACATTTAATCTACTTAATCAATGATGTATTGCATCACTGGTAAGAATTAAAGTAGTGTTTTCCAATTTGCTGTTTTGATTAATTTGGTGAAATCTCTCTCTTCTAGAGACATTCTTAGTTCATCTAGtcaccttttgttttttttgaagtatacatattcattattttagcAGCTGCCTTAAGGTGTGTATAACTGGTGCAAACAAAGATCCACTGCTTGGATAATTATATTCAGCTTTTATCTactttgtgtttgtttattccAGATAAGGCTGTAcagtaaaaatgtaaagaacTCTCTCTGTATTTGTGTGAATCCCCCTACTTTTGGTACAGTGCAGATTAGGAGGAGTTGAATATTACAGTGCTGTTAGTGTTCTAGCAAAAGGCAATAActcttctctgtcctttttcGAAGCCAACGGAAGCAAGCACGAGATCTTCTGGCTGCTTTACAGAAGGTGGTTGTGCCTATATATTGTACCAGTTTTCTAGCAGTAGAGGAGgataaacaacagaaaattgcCAGAGTGAGTAGCTGGTTTTGGTTTaactgtgctttgctttcttaGGTTAGTGCCAGGCAAATTCACAAATATAAGGACAGAAGAGGGCTGCTGTATGGTTGTCTTCCTGTCACAGGATGTATTTTAATTCATGTTTGAATCAGaactttaaacaaacaaacaaaaaaaagtatctggGCTTTATGggctttatttaaaagttatcATGATGATGAGAACTTCTGAGTCTTTGGTGGTTCCAAAGACAAATGACTAAATCCTAGGCCTTCTGGCAAAGCTAGAGGCATAAAAATGCTGCaccttgatttttcttttattgttcaTCATTTCTAACAGCCTTTTGCTCTTGCATTTATGCAGCTTCTCCAGCTGTGGGAGAAAAATGGGTACTTTGATGAATCAATTATTCAGCAGTTGCAGAGCCCAGCTCTTGGACTTGGCCAGTACCAGGTTAGCCACAAGAGAAAAGTAACGCTTTCcgtatataaatatttgagaaCCAACTTAggaatgtttctgttttgaaatatagatattattttttccttgttgaaGTTCTTTACAAAGGTTTgcataaataatgcaaaacatAACCttgttatttcaaatattcagtAATCTGGCTGCTGATACAATCTCAGAAAGTTCGCTGTGACGGCATTGTGGTAGTTACAAATGCAAGTCTGTATTTTAcagcttgttttcctttttatggaAATGAATAGTTGGTAAAAGAGAAACTAAAGAAAACCATAACTTAAAATTGTATGTACTTAAGCATACAAATTATTATGGCAGCAGGAACTATTCATTTTTAGCATTAATAATGAATGCTGTTGATTTTAGCTGTTCTTGAAAGCTAGCTTTAATACAGACGGTGAATTTTAACCAGCAGAGAACATTTTGTAAATTTTCACATAGATTTATTGTGTAAGTTCCTCTGCCAACAGACTATGCTgcattttcatgtatttcttgGAAGGGGGTGGAGAATGGTAGAGGAGATTCTGAGTGAGCAGCTAGGacagctgcttcagctgctacattaactttctgaaaatgttcttaatttaattttctcaggCAAATCTGATCACTGAATATGCAACAGTCGTACAGCCTGTACAGGTAGCCTTTCAACAGCAGATACAGAACCTGAAAACTCAACATGAAGAATTTGTAAACAGCTTaacgcagcagcagcagcaacaaataCAAATACCACCACTAGAGAACGAGGTGAAATCAACACCCCCACCTCAGGCCCCCACATCAGCACCAACCACCGCTCCGCCATCTGTTCCAGTTACGCAAGCAGGTAATAACCTGTTCTGGGGACCTGTGCAGAAGTCAGTGGGTGGCAACATTGAGAGAtatttactgcctttttttgtaGTGAGCTACTGTGCTATGCTGGTTTGTTTCAGGCAAAAGTCTAAAGCTGCCTGGAGACTTGCAGTTGATACTGTTTGATTCTTGAACTGAAGATGCATATTTTAAACTGAGATCAAAAATCCTCTCTCTCAGTAGCAGTTTTCTGCTGAATAGTGACCATATGCAGGAGAACTCGGATGGAGTAAGCTGTAGCTCTGCTGTAGGTATGCTGGTGTTTTAGAAACTGCTTGCAACCTGGATGCTTataattttctcctctctgtttcAGATGATGGTAAATCTCAGCTTCCTCTAGCTGGTTCTACGGAGTATGACACTACGGGGTCTGGAGTGCAAGATCCTGCCTCTGGTGGGCCGCGTGGCCCTGGATCTCATGATCAGATTCCTCCAAATAAACCACCCTGGTTTGACCAGCCTCACCCTGTTGCACCCTGGGGTCAACAACAGGTATTAAACATGGTTTTGAAACAGAGTATAGAGGGAGATGAAAGTTCACCTATTCAGAAAGATAACCTTGGTTGTGGAAGGGTGGTGGCAgtttgatctttttttattccttctctgaAGTTGCAGTTGTTCAGACCTTGTGTTTGGAGAATCCTTCTCCCCTCTGCATATTGTCTATGGTTCTAGGCAATATTTGGTTTAAAAGATAAGACTATGAAGTAAAGAATGTAGTAAAAACAGTCTCTGACCAGGCTCCTTACCATCACCACCAGGGACCCCCTCATTGTCCTCCATGGAATAACAACCATGAAGGAATGTGGAACGAACAGAGAGATCAAGGTTGGAACAACCAGCGAGAGACGCCTTGGAACAACCAGCCGGATCCTTCTTGGAACAACCAGTTTGAAGCACCATGGAACAACCAGCATGAACAGCCTCCATGGGGTGGGGGTCAAAGGGAACCTCCATTTCGAATGCAGCGGCCACCTCACTTCAGAGGCCCATTTCCTCCACATCAGCAACATCCCCAATTCAACCAGCCCCCGCATCCACATAATTTCAACCGCTTCCCACCTCGCTTCATGCAGGATGATTTTCCACCTCGCCATCCCTTTGAAAGGCCTCCTTATCCTCATCGTTTTGATTACCCCCAGGGGGATTTTCCTCAAGGTAAAGTGTGTACCAGGGCAGGTTTTCTTATGCTGCAATGCTGATTGCCGTTGCAGAATTATTTAGTACTTTGGGGAGATGGCTTATTCCTGGAAGACGATACAGTTTTCGTGAGCAACTGTGAGCTTGGGGGTTTGGGAAGCTGCTGCTGCGTAACTCAGTAAGAAGCACATGGACAATTTGatgcttctgtgctttttgaGCCTGCCTTCCCTTATTGGATATGGGTAACAGAAACTGTAATACAGACTCTGGTCAGCATATGAAATAGTTCCccatctgtttttctatttgcaGTATCTAGATGCTAACTGGATGTTCCTTTTCCAAgtagttatttcatttttttaaatcttaagcCCAGAGGTGAGAAGCAGTCCCTGCCTGCAGATTTGATTTTCTGCATGTCAGGCTATAGATCAGGACTCTTCAGCTGGATCTTTCATAAACAGAGAAAGTTAGGGAAAGACAGGCTGGAAGCACTTTTTCTTGAGCATACATTCATCCATGTGGAGACACTGGGTTCCCtatatttttactgtaagaACCTCTAAACCTTAATATCTTGTGCAGTGTGGTTCAGTAGGATCTGGAGAAATGATTCTTTTCTCCagttctccctccctccctctctccttgtTTGGTATGCCCTCTTGTTGGAATGTGTGGAAGCCTGACACTGCAGTGAGTGGACTGCTTGCCTGGCCTTGGTGGCGAGGATTTGCCTTGCAGGCTTCCTCCAAGTCTGATAAAGTTCTGCCCTGATTTAGTTCCTATTTCATATTCAGAAGTTATGATTAATTTAGAATGATTATTGTCAACATTAAGTCTAAAGGTCCTTGTGGGTCCTTCTGACAAGTtacttaaaaagtaattttgttgCCATTTTTGAGCTTAAAATGGCAAAGTAGGAGttgctattttaaatgtaaaagattCTCAGTTCTACAAGTccaaaaaaggctgaaaaacaaTGAATTAGAGCTTATGTATTTAAGATTGTGATTAActtctgcaacttttttttttttaagaaactaattttcttttgaCAGAGTTATGTTAGTGAGTAGGGAGAACAGCTTTTCTTGTCCTGAGGGAATTTAGGTCAAAGCTCAGAAAAGGTACGGTGTTTTGGATTGTAGTGGTGACCTAGATAATTTGTTGATTCAAGTAAAGTTCTTGGAGGCAGGGATCTGCTGAAGGTGGCTAAAATTAATAAAGCAGTGAAGCAGTGACAGCACAGGCTACGCTGAAGTTTTGCTGGACATGAATCAAACAGCACTGTGGGCTGACGACTGGTCGGCGGCTGTAAAGGCTTCCGCTGTAACCCCTCAGTCCTCCTGAGGAGGATATTGATTTCCAGgctactgtttttctctgcataGTGCAGAGAGCTCAACAGGGTATGCTGACATTCATGGCAAGTGGTTCATCCATCAGTGACTGGGCAGATGTCACTCACCTCTCTATTTTAACAGGGTATtatctctgctgcttctcaaaACACCTC
This sequence is a window from Rhea pennata isolate bPtePen1 chromosome 27, bPtePen1.pri, whole genome shotgun sequence. Protein-coding genes within it:
- the CHERP gene encoding calcium homeostasis endoplasmic reticulum protein isoform X2, encoding MEMPLPPDDQELRNVIDKLAQFVARNGPEFEKMTMEKQKENPKFSFLFGGDFYGYYKYKLALEQQQLLCKQSQDIEATAQIQPLPQQSLPPAAPIPAPQGTPSVEELIQQSQWNLQQQEQHLLAMRQEQVTSAVALAIEQQMQKVLEETQLDMNEFDNLLQPIIDTCTKDAISAGKNWMFSNAKSPAHCELMAGHLRNRITAEGAHFELRLHLIYLINDVLHHCQRKQARDLLAALQKVVVPIYCTSFLAVEEDKQQKIARLLQLWEKNGYFDESIIQQLQSPALGLGQYQANLITEYATVVQPVQVAFQQQIQNLKTQHEEFVNSLTQQQQQQIQIPPLENEVKSTPPPQAPTSAPTTAPPSVPVTQADDGKSQLPLAGSTEYDTTGSGVQDPASGGPRGPGSHDQIPPNKPPWFDQPHPVAPWGQQQGPPHCPPWNNNHEGMWNEQRDQGWNNQRETPWNNQPDPSWNNQFEAPWNNQHEQPPWGGGQREPPFRMQRPPHFRGPFPPHQQHPQFNQPPHPHNFNRFPPRFMQDDFPPRHPFERPPYPHRFDYPQGDFPQEIGPPHHHPGHRLPHPGISEHPPWGGPQHPDFGPPPHGFNGQPPHMRRQGPPHMNHDDPSLVPNVPYFDLPAGLMAPLVKLEDHEYKPLDPKDIRLPPPMPPSERLLAAVEAFYSPPSHDRPRNSEGWEQNGLYEFFRAKMRARRRKGQEKRNSGHSRSRSRSKSRGRSSSRSNSRSSKSSGSYSRSRSRSCSRSRSYSRSQSRSRSRSRSSHSRSRSRSRSRSKSYSPGRRRRSRSRSPTPPSSAGLGSSSGPPIPESRLGEENKGHQMLVKMGWSGSGGLGAKEQGIQDPIKGGDIRDKWDQYKGVGVALDDPYENYRRNKSYSFIARMKARDEWFICIII
- the CHERP gene encoding calcium homeostasis endoplasmic reticulum protein isoform X3 codes for the protein MEMPLPPDDQELRNVIDKLAQFVARNGPEFEKMTMEKQKENPKFSFLFGGDFYGYYKYKLALEQQQLLCKQSQDIEATAQIQPLPQQSLPPAAPIPAPQGTPSVEELIQQSQWNLQQQEQHLLAMRQEQVTSAVALAIEQQMQKVLEETQLDMNEFDNLLQPIIDTCTKDAISAGKNWMFSNAKSPAHCELMAGHLRNRITAEGAHFELRLHLIYLINDVLHHCQRKQARDLLAALQKVVVPIYCTSFLAVEEDKQQKIARLLQLWEKNGYFDESIIQQLQSPALGLGQYQANLITEYATVVQPVQVAFQQQIQNLKTQHEEFVNSLTQQQQQQIQIPPLENEVKSTPPPQAPTSAPTTAPPSVPVTQADDGKSQLPLAGSTEYDTTGSGVQDPASGGPRGPGSHDQIPPNKPPWFDQPHPVAPWGQQQGPPHCPPWNNNHEGMWNEQRDQGWNNQRETPWNNQPDPSWNNQFEAPWNNQHEQPPWGGGQREPPFRMQRPPHFRGPFPPHQQHPQFNQPPHPHNFNRFPPRFMQDDFPPRHPFERPPYPHRFDYPQGDFPQEIGPPHHHPGHRLPHPGISEHPPWGGPQHPDFGPPPHGFNGQPPHMRRQGPPHMNHDDPSLVPNVPYFDLPAGLMAPLVKLEDHEYKPLDPKDIRLPPPMPPSERLLAAVEAFYSPPSHDRPRNSEGWEQNGLYEFFRAKMRARRRKGQEKRNSGHSRSRSRSKSRGRSSSRSNSRSSKSSGSYSRSRSRSCSRSRSYSRSQSRSRSRSRSSHSRSRSRSRSRSKSYSPGRRRRSRSRSPTPPSSAGLGSSSGPPIPESRLGEENKGHQMLVKMGWSGSGGLGAKEQGIQDPIKGGDIRDKWDQYKGVGVALDDPYENYRRNKSYSFIARMKARDECK